A part of Rhipicephalus microplus isolate Deutch F79 chromosome 8, USDA_Rmic, whole genome shotgun sequence genomic DNA contains:
- the LOC119164362 gene encoding uncharacterized protein LOC119164362 isoform X3, whose product MMNNQVSCWNRLNGCEIIAEVSSIAEHFHKECGYHTVCCPRCSSTVLRKDIIAHLESQCLNFVLRLSSTTPPGEKDSNELLLIREGVCGISTAFRNASPNDAFLATSLQRVAVEHGECARHLSKTAVQATQMPELTQQALTQIERSSGAHENQIADVNNCKESLRMELDAIERATDQLESLELAEQQELKEREENAKKLQVLKADMQMVVGLIEQLTDKVHLETAVAECAASHGLSEVQSCELLSFWDEQSSCEEYPLRTTIRLFENELKIPVKVVWCVCEWSVLSVAIEERRFFKACTVITVECRYDMRLMMLHDPGGCNQLWITVFLSGVDGATLAVLPSHATLFFINREKCAARNELKLTHVDPLAYRGLFGSDILNVQDINSSGALERDVLKMCITFSY is encoded by the coding sequence GTCAGCTGCTGGAACAGGCTGAATGGTTGCGAGATCATCGCCGAAGTCTCAAGCATAGCGGAGCACTTTCACAAAGAATGTGGGTACCACACTGTGTGCTGTCCGAGGTGTTCGTCAACGGTGCTTCGGAAAGACATCATCGCACACCTTGAATCACAATGTTTGAACTTTGTTTTGAGGCTAAGTTCTACAACGCCGCCCGGCGAGAAAGACTCGAATGAACTGCTACTCATTCGGGAAGGTGTCTGTGGGATATCAACGGCATTTCGAAACGCATCACCCAATGATGCGTTCCTGGCTACAAGTCTTCAAAGAGTGGCGGTAGAGCATGGCGAATGTGCCAGGCACCTATCGAAAACGGCAGTTCAAGCTACACAGATGCCGGAGCTGACGCAACAGGCATTGACTCAGATAGAAAGAAGCAGCGGAGCGCACGAGAATCAAATAGCAGATGTGAATAATTGCAAAGAAAGCTTGCGCATGGAGTTGGACGCAATCGAGAGGGCCACCGATCAATTGGAATCGTTAGAACTCGCAGAACAACAAGAACTAAAGGAGAGAGAAGAAAACGCAAAGAAACTGCAAGTGCTGAAGGCTGATATGCAAATGGTGGTCGGATTAATTGAACAATTGACGGACAAGGTCCACCTTGAAACAGCTGTGGCGGAATGTGCAGCCTCGCATGGCTTGTCCGAGGTTCAAAGCTGTGAGCTCTTATCCTTTTGGGACGAACAGTCTTCCTGCGAAGAGTATCCTCTGAGGACGACCATCCGTCTTTTCGAGAATGAACTGAAGATCCCCGTCAAAGTGGTGTGGTGCGTGTGTGAGTGGTCGGTTCTCAGCGTCGCAATAGAAGAGCGCAGGTTTTTTAAGGCCTGTACCGTTATCACTGTTGAGTGCAGATACGACATGCGCCTAATGATGCTCCATGATCCTGGAGGCTGCAATCAGTTATGGATTACGGTCTTCTTGTCTGGAGTAGATGGCGCGACTCTCGCTGTCTTACCCAGTCATGCGACTTTGTTTTTCATCAACAGAGAGAAGTGCGCCGCAAGGAATGAGTTAAAGCTCACTCATGTGGATCCTTTGGCGTATAGAGGGTTGTTTGGTTCAGACATTCTAAACGTCCAGGACATCAATAGCAGCGGCGCCCTTGAAAGGGACGTGCTTAAGATGTGCATCACATTTTCGTATTGA